One genomic window of Bombus fervidus isolate BK054 chromosome 14, iyBomFerv1, whole genome shotgun sequence includes the following:
- the LOC139994088 gene encoding dynactin subunit 5-like isoform X1, with protein sequence MEPQDVYYSKAEYVETASGNKVSRHTVLCGSQNIVLHGKVIVQSDAIIRGDLANVRTGRYCIISKNAIIRPPFKKFSRGVAFFPLTMGDHVFVGERAVINAAIVGSYIYIGKNAVICLFNYAGKKVRPERLLLHRGWSGGTTGDRGTLVYPFRRQPCQVRRRSTRVHARPHAGIHQKLLSTLFAVQRLTRLYACAE encoded by the exons ATGGAACCCCAAGATGTTTACTACAGTAAAGCGGAATACGTAGAAACG GCATCCGGGAACAAAGTAAGCAGACACACTGTTCTGTGTGGTTCGCAGAATATCGTGTTACACGGTAAGGTGATCGTACAGTCGGATGCTATTATCAGAGGCGATTTGGCAAACGTTAGGACGGGACGTTATTGCATTATCAGCAAGAACGCTATTATAAGGCCACCTTTCAAGAAATTCAGCAGAGG CGTTGCCTTCTTTCCTTTGACGATGGGAGATCACGTGTTCGTAGGAGAACGGGCGGTGATCAACGCAGCTATCGTCGGCTCTTACATATACATAGGAAAAAATGCAGTAATC TGCTTGTTCAACTACGCAGGGAAGAAGGTGCGTCCTGAAAGACTGTTGCTACATCGAGGATGGAGCGGTGGTACCACCGGAGACCGTGGTACCCTCGTTTACCCGTTTCGCCGGCAACCCTGCCAAGTGCGTCGAAGATCTACCCGAGTGCACGCTCGACCTCATGCTGGAATTCACCAAAAATTACTATCAACACTTTTTGCCGTCCAACGTTTAACACGTTTGTACGCGTGTGcagaatag
- the LOC139994088 gene encoding dynactin subunit 5-like isoform X2: MEPQDVYYSKAEYVETASGNKVSRHTVLCGSQNIVLHGKVIVQSDAIIRGDLANVRTGRYCIISKNAIIRPPFKKFSRGVAFFPLTMGDHVFVGERAVINAAIVGSYIYIGKNAVIGRRCVLKDCCYIEDGAVVPPETVVPSFTRFAGNPAKCVEDLPECTLDLMLEFTKNYYQHFLPSNV, encoded by the exons ATGGAACCCCAAGATGTTTACTACAGTAAAGCGGAATACGTAGAAACG GCATCCGGGAACAAAGTAAGCAGACACACTGTTCTGTGTGGTTCGCAGAATATCGTGTTACACGGTAAGGTGATCGTACAGTCGGATGCTATTATCAGAGGCGATTTGGCAAACGTTAGGACGGGACGTTATTGCATTATCAGCAAGAACGCTATTATAAGGCCACCTTTCAAGAAATTCAGCAGAGG CGTTGCCTTCTTTCCTTTGACGATGGGAGATCACGTGTTCGTAGGAGAACGGGCGGTGATCAACGCAGCTATCGTCGGCTCTTACATATACATAGGAAAAAATGCAGTAATC GGAAGAAGGTGCGTCCTGAAAGACTGTTGCTACATCGAGGATGGAGCGGTGGTACCACCGGAGACCGTGGTACCCTCGTTTACCCGTTTCGCCGGCAACCCTGCCAAGTGCGTCGAAGATCTACCCGAGTGCACGCTCGACCTCATGCTGGAATTCACCAAAAATTACTATCAACACTTTTTGCCGTCCAACGTTTAA